A segment of the Aulosira sp. FACHB-615 genome:
TAGGCATATCAAAAAATAGTCGATATTGCACAGGCGTATCAGTACCCAAAGCCCTAAATAAATATGCCCTACGCTGGTTAGCATTTTCCATCAAGGGTCTAAGTAACGGTAATATTTTTTGCATCAAATCGCTACTTATTGCCATTGCCTAATTATCTTGATAAACAGGTATAAATCTCTGGTGCATTTTTCTGGAGGTCATTCAACAAAGCGATCGCACTTGTTCCGGCATTACGTAGATATCTGCGTTGAGTATTTGGTTCTGAAAGCATCCCTCCACTATGGTGTATACCAACTACTTGAAAAGTATCATCGAACACAGGTGAACCAGATGATCCTGGTTCTGTACTGGTAGTGTATTGTAATACGCTGTTATCGGCGTAAGCAACAAAATTATTCTGAATCGAAATTTTCTTTAAATGACCACCAGGATGTTGAATGATTGCCACACGGTCATCTCGCCGCATTAACTTACTTTTGAAAATTAAGGGTTTGCCGAAGTCTGGTACATCTTTTAGGGTTACTACTGTATAGTCCAGTTCTTCATTAGTGTAAAAAGAACCTCCAGCTAAAGCTCCAATAGTCTGGCTTGGACATTGCTTACCGTCAATATCCAATTGATAGTTAAAGCTATAATCACTTTTCTCTGCTAGTTCTTGACTATCAATAACGTGATTATTGGTCATTAATAGATCAGGTGCAATCATAAAGCCTGTACCTAAGCTGTCTGGAGTGGCAATACGAACTACTGCTTTTGAAGCTTCTAGAGCCAAGTTTAAAATGTAAATATCGCGTAATGTGTTTTCCCCAATAATTTTTTCCTTGATATCAGCCACACTGTCCATTCCCTTCCAATGCTCAATTTCACGGTTAGGACTGGCTGGAACATCAAGTGGGTATTTCTGAAACAGTTCTACAATGAAGTCTGAATTTTCATCTCCCGTGAAAGGCTGAATGTAGTTGAGGAATACAGCCAAGGCTTCTTTATCGTAAGCAACTCGTCCAAACTGCGCCAGAAATCGCACAACTTCTACAGCCACGCCCATCGGTGCGCCATCCAAATCTAACCTTCCTAGTATTACATCTGCTTGGGCTACACCTTGCAATGCGCCTGCAACTAAACGACGGCGATCGCGCACGTTGGCAAAGTCTGGTAAATTCTGTACGATACGGGTAAGGCGTTGGAAATCAGGTGTGGATAATTGTACGGTCACGGTTACTGTACTTTATGGAACAAACTACTAATACACTTAATTTACCTTAATGTCTAAGTGATTGCATTCATCTTTAATACTTGTGTTTTTCGATTTCGACAATGGGTAGAAAAAGTAATGCTTCAATTCTTGATTTGGCTTGGCTATTCATACTACAGTTAGTCAACCCATTAATTAGAAGCTGTCCAACAGCATAGTATTTTTCAAGTAACTCTTTATCTTTTATATCAAATTGCCATTCGTACCCTAGATTTAAATAATTTATCATTATTTGCCTTAAATCTAAAGTCCAAGCTTCACCATAAGTTTTCCACCACTCCGACAATGCTTCTTCTGAATCATGATTAAAACTTAGAAGTTTATGCCACAGTCTTAATAATGTACTGTAGAAATCGATGCTAACCATATTGTTAGTGAAAAGGATATGACACGATTTAGCTGCATTGAGGAACGCATGACCAAGTTGAGTCATTTCATCTCGAAATCTCTTAATAAAAAGAATACATGGAGTAAAAGTTCGAGAGCATCTAATCAACCAATAGAGTGAATGTTCCAGAATGAACACTTGATCAATTCTATTATTGTTGGCTTCTTTTAAAGCCATATATAGAGTAAGCGTGGATATAACAGTACTATTTAGGGTAAATGTCTGAGAAACTTCGTAATTATAAATTAAGTCAAGATAAAAGCCGCGACCTCGAACTTGTGAGCTAAAAAATAGTTCAGAATTCGATTTTTCAAATAACCACGACAACATCTTCTGTATCTTTTCATTATTAGATACCAGAGAATCCATGACTTTCTTGATACTAAGAAGTAAAGGTTCTGGATTTGTTACCATTTCAATACTTAATAGGAAGACTTCTCTCCAATAAGGCTGTATAACATATTTGCTCAAATCATCAAATTTCCCATGATCGCAAAACCACTTCGCCACCAAATACTCTTGAAATGTCAAATGCGAAAATGACCATACGTTCTGCGATCGCTCAATCAATAACCCATGTTGAGACTCAATCGCTCTTAACACCACACGACTTTTGCACCGTTCTATTTCTAAAAATTCTGCAATATACTCCTCCAATTGCTCCTGCTTAAACAACACATACTGCTGTTGCTCAAACTTTTTTACCGCCAGATAGCTTAAAAGTTCTAGCTCTTTTTCTGATGAGAAATTGGAATAAATCTCGTATCTCCCAATTCCTCGACCTTCATCCCACTGTTCCAAGAATAACTCCAATCCCTCCTTATATAACTCGGAACGCTTAGAATAAAATTTATCCGTTTGGTGGAACACGAGACAAATCAAACTTAGCAAAATTGGTGTAATGGTTAGTTCTTGAATTGGCTTATTTTCTTCTCGAAACAAGTGTTCTAAAAATTCCTCCGTCTTCGTTTGCCTTTCCTCTACATCCACACACACCGCCCCAAACCAGTTCGCTGCAAATGCTCTTACCTGCTCCTCATTAAAATCCGCTATTTCTATACAGGTAAAACGTTGTAATTGCCAATCGAATAAATCTGGTAGGGTCTGTGTGCGGCAAGTTACTACTACTTGCACTTGCGGATAAAAACGAGCAAACCTCTTGATTTTCTTGATGATTTGCTTGGCATCTTCTCCTGTAACCTCATCCAATCCATCCAAAAGTATTAATGCCTTACCTTGATTTAGAATTAATTCGATATCTGTATCATTCAACCCCCACAGTTGTGCCAAAAACTGCTCCAAGTTATAGGCATACTTGCTTCCATCATCTACAAAATACCGCATTTGAATCAATACAGGAATTCGTTGTGTTTGTAAATTTCCCGCATTGCATTCAGTTACAATTCTTTGCAGATATGTTGTTTTTCCGGAACCAGGTTTACCCACTACCATCAAGTTAGTATTTCGCTCCAGCACCGATAACTCCGGTACTCGCTCCTGTTTTTTGCCCGAACCAATCCGATCTAAACTTTGGGAACTGGAATGATTTGTTGTAAAATCTTGCCACAAATCCTCAAGTTCCGACCTGCGACTATTGCTAACTCCTTCTAAAATATTGACATCGACAAATAAATGAGCCAAAGAAACTCCACGGTTTATTCCCCAAAGCGGTATCGTACTATGCAAACTTTGAATGTTATCATGCAGACCCTCACGTACTTTTTGCACTAGAACATCAATCGATGTCGTACCAGTTACAGCCAAAGAGAGCGATCGCAGATCAAGTAGAGGACGCAAATTATCGATACGTTGTTGTACATCTACACCTACTTGCGGTCGCACATATTCCAATAATGTCCATAGTGCTTGTTTTTCCAGAGCCACTTCACCATAATCAGCAAGCTTACACAACATATCTGGAATAAAACTTGCCACAGCACCACTCCAATTAATATGTTGCAACACAGGTGCATCATTACCTAAAGCTAAAACTAAAAATGGGCGACGGCTTCTCTCATCTTCCAAAAAAGGACGCAATAAATTCACCAACTCATTGAGAGTGTTAGGTTCTAATTTGAGATTTTGAATATTTTTAAGATTGGACTGCCCAAGGTGAATATTGTAGACATTATCCCCAATTTGCCCAGCGTTTACTGTACCAGCATTAATCAAACTACCATCAAACTGGGCATTTCGTAAGTCATTGTTATTAACTTGCTTTGGGTTTTCTGAGTCCGACATGGGTTAGCTTGAGCAGTTTTAAGCGTTGTTGCTATAAATGTTACTAAAGTTCACTGTGCAGAGACAGTTATCGAATCTGTCACTCCACTCAGTGGCTATAAAAGAGCTTTAAATTCTTGGTTAACTTTATACTACAATTACTCTATAATAGTGTTAACTACTTTGCAATAACAGTTAATTGTGAATATATTCAGTGGCAATATAAGGTATGCCCATGAGAAATCGGATTAAGGAATTTGTTGACAGCAAAGGGATGAGCGTTTATCAGTTCTGGCAAGAAACTGGGATTAGCCGGACTACTGCGTATAGCTTGTACAACAATTCCGCTCAGTATCTTGGCAAAGATGTTATGGATGCGATTTGCTCTCGATACAACATACAACCAGATATTTTACTGAAATGGATACCAGCCCAGGAGTTGAAAAATGGCGATTAATCCTGCCACTATAGATCCTCTTGCTTTACCTTCCCTACCACTTTGTGAGCGATCGCAATTACCCACCTTGCCTTGCATTTATTTTGCTATTGATTCTCAAGGTGTAGTGCGATACATAGGAAAGACTGTAAATCTTAAAACAAGATGGCAAGCACATAATAAAGGAGTAGAGCTTGCCACAATTGCTGGGATTAGAATTGCATACTTACAAGCGGATGCTACCTTACTACCAGAACTTGAAGCGGCTTTAATTGCTTGGTTTCGTCCTCAGCTTAATAACATAATTCCAAGACAAGCTTGTGTATTTGCTGAAGGCACACGAATTCAAATTAGACTAAAACAGTTAAGAGAATCTAGAAGTTTTCAACAGAATGAACTAGCAAGACGACTTGAGATGTCGCTGGCCAACGTTCAAAAAATTGAATATGGTAAAGCCAAATCAATACCTTTGGAAACCCTTGACAAGCTATGCCAGATTTTAGAGTGTGAAGTTGGCGATCTATTAGTTCGTGTACCCGATAGCAATGATGGAAGTTTTAAGAAAGAACAAAAGTTAGTTCAAGTAGTTGATGAAGTCGAGGAAGGCAAAATCAGTAACTTTAATTCGCAATCCATAAATGTAAATGAAATGATTGCAGCATGAGTATAATTGCTCTGAATTTAATCAAGCCCTAGTATTAAAGTTGATCTTCTTACAGAGGAGTAGGGAATGAGTAATGGTGAGAAACCAGAGTCGCGGCACGCTGC
Coding sequences within it:
- a CDS encoding helix-turn-helix domain-containing protein, producing the protein MAINPATIDPLALPSLPLCERSQLPTLPCIYFAIDSQGVVRYIGKTVNLKTRWQAHNKGVELATIAGIRIAYLQADATLLPELEAALIAWFRPQLNNIIPRQACVFAEGTRIQIRLKQLRESRSFQQNELARRLEMSLANVQKIEYGKAKSIPLETLDKLCQILECEVGDLLVRVPDSNDGSFKKEQKLVQVVDEVEEGKISNFNSQSINVNEMIAA
- a CDS encoding NACHT C-terminal helical domain 2-containing protein; protein product: MSDSENPKQVNNNDLRNAQFDGSLINAGTVNAGQIGDNVYNIHLGQSNLKNIQNLKLEPNTLNELVNLLRPFLEDERSRRPFLVLALGNDAPVLQHINWSGAVASFIPDMLCKLADYGEVALEKQALWTLLEYVRPQVGVDVQQRIDNLRPLLDLRSLSLAVTGTTSIDVLVQKVREGLHDNIQSLHSTIPLWGINRGVSLAHLFVDVNILEGVSNSRRSELEDLWQDFTTNHSSSQSLDRIGSGKKQERVPELSVLERNTNLMVVGKPGSGKTTYLQRIVTECNAGNLQTQRIPVLIQMRYFVDDGSKYAYNLEQFLAQLWGLNDTDIELILNQGKALILLDGLDEVTGEDAKQIIKKIKRFARFYPQVQVVVTCRTQTLPDLFDWQLQRFTCIEIADFNEEQVRAFAANWFGAVCVDVEERQTKTEEFLEHLFREENKPIQELTITPILLSLICLVFHQTDKFYSKRSELYKEGLELFLEQWDEGRGIGRYEIYSNFSSEKELELLSYLAVKKFEQQQYVLFKQEQLEEYIAEFLEIERCKSRVVLRAIESQHGLLIERSQNVWSFSHLTFQEYLVAKWFCDHGKFDDLSKYVIQPYWREVFLLSIEMVTNPEPLLLSIKKVMDSLVSNNEKIQKMLSWLFEKSNSELFFSSQVRGRGFYLDLIYNYEVSQTFTLNSTVISTLTLYMALKEANNNRIDQVFILEHSLYWLIRCSRTFTPCILFIKRFRDEMTQLGHAFLNAAKSCHILFTNNMVSIDFYSTLLRLWHKLLSFNHDSEEALSEWWKTYGEAWTLDLRQIMINYLNLGYEWQFDIKDKELLEKYYAVGQLLINGLTNCSMNSQAKSRIEALLFLPIVEIEKHKY
- a CDS encoding helix-turn-helix transcriptional regulator is translated as MRNRIKEFVDSKGMSVYQFWQETGISRTTAYSLYNNSAQYLGKDVMDAICSRYNIQPDILLKWIPAQELKNGD
- a CDS encoding trypsin-like peptidase domain-containing protein, which encodes MTVQLSTPDFQRLTRIVQNLPDFANVRDRRRLVAGALQGVAQADVILGRLDLDGAPMGVAVEVVRFLAQFGRVAYDKEALAVFLNYIQPFTGDENSDFIVELFQKYPLDVPASPNREIEHWKGMDSVADIKEKIIGENTLRDIYILNLALEASKAVVRIATPDSLGTGFMIAPDLLMTNNHVIDSQELAEKSDYSFNYQLDIDGKQCPSQTIGALAGGSFYTNEELDYTVVTLKDVPDFGKPLIFKSKLMRRDDRVAIIQHPGGHLKKISIQNNFVAYADNSVLQYTTSTEPGSSGSPVFDDTFQVVGIHHSGGMLSEPNTQRRYLRNAGTSAIALLNDLQKNAPEIYTCLSR